A genomic stretch from Chloroflexota bacterium includes:
- the rplF gene encoding 50S ribosomal protein L6: MSRIGRMPIPLPSGVVVTQEGASLSVRGPLGTLERTIHPEMVIERGDSELRVVRPSDEPRHRALHGLTRTLVNNMVVGVTTGFTKGLEISGVGYRAQLQGTKLVLALGYSHPVEVDPPEGISFQLETPTRLAVVGADKELVGQTAAYIRSRRKPEPYKGKGIRYAGEQILRKAGKAGKVGTGK; this comes from the coding sequence ATGTCACGCATCGGTCGGATGCCGATCCCGCTCCCGTCGGGCGTGGTGGTAACCCAGGAGGGTGCAAGCCTCAGCGTGCGAGGTCCCCTCGGCACGCTCGAGCGGACGATTCACCCCGAGATGGTGATCGAGCGCGGAGATAGTGAGCTGCGCGTGGTGCGCCCCAGTGACGAGCCGCGCCACCGGGCCCTGCACGGATTGACGCGGACCCTGGTCAACAACATGGTCGTCGGAGTGACCACCGGATTCACGAAGGGACTCGAGATCAGCGGGGTCGGCTATCGGGCGCAGCTGCAGGGGACCAAGCTCGTGCTCGCGCTCGGCTATTCGCATCCCGTCGAGGTCGACCCGCCCGAGGGGATCAGCTTCCAGCTGGAGACGCCAACCCGCCTGGCCGTGGTCGGTGCGGACAAGGAGCTGGTCGGTCAGACGGCCGCGTACATCCGCTCGCGTCGCAAGCCGGAGCCCTACAAGGGCAAGGGGATCAGGTATGCCGGCGAGCAGATCCTGCGCAAGGCTGGCAAGGCCGGCAAGGTCGGGACCGGCAAGTGA
- the rpsH gene encoding 30S ribosomal protein S8: MNVTDPIADMLTRIRNASLARHRELTLPSSRIKRDIARILVEEGFIESYATGQDGVQELLTIQLKYVEGKTPVVSGLKRISKPGLRVYARKTEIPRVLGGLGTAILSTSHGIMTGQSARKLNLGGEVLCYVW; this comes from the coding sequence ATGAATGTGACTGACCCGATCGCCGACATGCTGACCAGGATTCGCAATGCGAGCCTGGCCCGGCATCGCGAGCTGACCCTGCCCTCGTCCCGCATCAAGCGCGATATCGCCCGGATCCTGGTCGAGGAGGGGTTCATCGAGTCATATGCCACGGGCCAGGACGGCGTCCAGGAGCTCCTGACCATCCAGCTCAAGTACGTCGAGGGCAAGACCCCCGTCGTGAGTGGCCTGAAGCGAATCAGCAAGCCGGGGCTGCGGGTCTATGCCCGCAAGACCGAGATCCCGCGCGTCCTGGGCGGGCTCGGCACGGCCATCCTCTCAACCTCCCACGGGATCATGACCGGGCAGAGCGCCCGGAAGCTGAATCTCGGCGGCGAGGTCCTCTGCTACGTCTGGTAA
- a CDS encoding type Z 30S ribosomal protein S14, with amino-acid sequence MAKKSMIVKSQRKPRFAVQHKSRCAVCGRPRGYMRRFALCRICFRERALEGQLPGVTKSSW; translated from the coding sequence GTGGCCAAGAAGTCGATGATCGTGAAGTCGCAGCGCAAGCCGCGCTTCGCGGTCCAGCACAAGAGCCGCTGTGCCGTCTGCGGACGCCCGCGCGGCTACATGCGGCGCTTCGCGCTGTGCCGCATCTGCTTCCGGGAGCGGGCCCTCGAGGGTCAGCTGCCCGGCGTCACCAAGTCGAGCTGGTAG
- the rplE gene encoding 50S ribosomal protein L5: MSDDQATPKAAPKAPRRAPRRPAAAAAAAPPAQAGGSAPAAEAGGLRRRYVDEVAPALRREFGYANPMQIPRLEKVVVNIGLGEAIQNAKALDAAVGDLTQITGQKPIVTRAKRSIAQFRLRTGMPIGAKVTLRGQRMYDFLERTMRLALPRIRDFRGISRNSFDGRGNFSLGLREQLVYPEIDYDKIDRLRGMEISIVTTAKTDEEGLKLLQLLGMPFQAS; this comes from the coding sequence GTGAGCGACGACCAGGCGACCCCGAAGGCTGCCCCCAAGGCGCCCCGCCGCGCCCCTCGACGCCCGGCGGCGGCCGCCGCAGCCGCCCCGCCGGCCCAGGCAGGCGGATCCGCGCCGGCAGCGGAGGCCGGCGGGCTCCGTCGCCGGTACGTGGACGAGGTGGCGCCCGCCCTGCGCCGCGAGTTCGGCTACGCCAACCCGATGCAGATCCCGCGTCTCGAGAAGGTGGTCGTCAACATCGGCCTGGGGGAGGCGATCCAGAACGCCAAGGCACTGGACGCGGCGGTCGGGGACCTGACCCAGATCACCGGCCAGAAGCCGATCGTGACCCGCGCGAAGCGCTCGATCGCCCAGTTCCGTCTGCGCACCGGGATGCCGATCGGGGCCAAGGTGACGCTTCGCGGCCAGCGGATGTACGACTTCCTGGAGCGCACCATGCGCCTGGCGCTGCCGCGGATCCGTGACTTCCGGGGGATCAGCCGCAACTCGTTCGATGGGCGCGGCAATTTCAGCCTGGGGCTGCGGGAGCAGCTCGTCTACCCGGAGATCGACTACGACAAGATCGATCGCCTGCGGGGGATGGAGATCAGCATCGTCACCACCGCCAAGACCGACGAGGAGGGGCTGAAGCTCCTCCAGCTGCTCGGCATGCCGTTCCAGGCCAGTTAG
- the rplX gene encoding 50S ribosomal protein L24: MNIQKGDTVIVLAGKDRGKRGVVERVERTKRGLGVVVPGINMAKRHQRPRTRTQQAGILDLPVPLHVSNVQVVCPRCDRPTRISHQLLEGGTKHVRVCKHCGEQMEVAQ; the protein is encoded by the coding sequence ATGAACATTCAAAAGGGCGATACCGTCATCGTGCTGGCCGGCAAGGATCGCGGAAAGCGCGGCGTCGTCGAACGCGTCGAGCGCACCAAGCGCGGCCTTGGCGTGGTGGTGCCGGGCATCAACATGGCCAAGCGACATCAGCGTCCCCGGACGCGGACCCAGCAGGCCGGGATCCTCGACCTGCCCGTCCCGCTCCATGTCAGCAACGTGCAGGTCGTCTGCCCACGCTGCGATCGCCCCACCCGCATCTCGCACCAGCTGCTCGAGGGTGGCACAAAGCACGTCCGCGTCTGCAAGCACTGCGGCGAGCAGATGGAGGTGGCCCAGTGA
- the rplN gene encoding 50S ribosomal protein L14: protein MIRQSTRLRVADNSGARELMCITVIGRSSSDTAEVGDVIVASVKQALPNTGVKKGEVVRAVIVRTAKEFGRPDGSHIRFDENAAVLITPQGSPRGTRIFGPVARELRERNYMKIVSLAPEVL from the coding sequence ATGATCCGGCAGTCCACACGGCTGCGAGTCGCCGACAACAGCGGAGCCCGCGAGCTGATGTGCATCACCGTCATCGGCCGGTCGAGCAGCGACACCGCCGAGGTCGGCGATGTCATCGTGGCCAGCGTCAAGCAGGCGCTGCCCAACACCGGTGTCAAGAAGGGCGAGGTGGTGCGAGCCGTCATTGTGCGCACCGCCAAGGAGTTCGGGCGCCCGGACGGCAGCCATATCCGCTTCGACGAGAACGCCGCGGTGCTGATCACACCCCAGGGAAGCCCGCGCGGGACCCGCATCTTCGGGCCCGTGGCTCGCGAGCTCCGCGAGCGCAACTACATGAAGATCGTGTCGCTCGCCCCGGAGGTGCTGTGA